In Palaemon carinicauda isolate YSFRI2023 chromosome 21, ASM3689809v2, whole genome shotgun sequence, the following proteins share a genomic window:
- the LOC137615455 gene encoding neural-cadherin-like isoform X4 produces the protein MDAILRIITNSTLLVTKFLRMGLADKNDHSPFFERNFYEVEIDEDEAINQTILSLNATDLDEVSYLNYEIVEGNEDGTFSVGNLTGEVFLAQPLDYETKNKYKLLLLVSDGRHEGGATVQVNVRDVNDNPPTFDSRLYEAEINEEDDRDLPRRIITVKVSDGDVDRPQDVVFSLSGQGIDVGDPKNSHFEIDPSSGDIFVRKPVDRDYPNGRPTWCLTVFAQDEGGTGLVGYSEVVVKLKDINDKAPLFLEELYYGNVTENSTSGLQVITMKAEDYDDPMEGTNAQLTYSIENGVIDEVTGQPIFRVEPNTGIVRTAVCCLDREKTQGYVIQVVATDGGGLKGTGTVTVSVLDVNDKPPKFTYKEWVTEVDETEGQHLPSDPILTLSVEDEDLKNNFKYNVVESSGFGAERFAMVSNKDGTGSLVIIKPLDYEDPKQRDGFRFQVQVNDMGEEKVTEAYHLARTWVKVKLRDINDNEPQFLETPPEVQVLENAPPGTSLAVIAASDPDMGGKSVVFYNIDRTSDKYRHFYIDKTGTVKIQQTLDREKSLVHQIKILVTDDGIPTKTATTTLTVKVKDVNDNAPRFLEDYRPVLPENQPPRKVAVLRASDDDDAAVRNGPPFHFRLDPHAPKHVKNSFKVDNVHRGPAAEGMAAVYSLREFDREEQKEYLLPIVIKDSGIPAMMGTSTLTVIIGDDNDNTMHPGVKNILFYSYMGRTHGTQVGRVYVQDPDDWDLHDKVFVWANSPHTNFKLDEDTGMITMKYVLSETSYFLEFYVRDRKHLQSKVKASVKLTVKHIPEKAVRNAGSLRIGNITDKEFINQWDEKHNKSILSKSHQFRKKIAKLFALKTFNVDVFSVQLLQERPPVTDVFFSVYDRLYYQPIEVNGVVMRHRKEIEEEVGIKILMVGINECLHEDAHCDGSCTNRVKILNSQYLVDANRTSFVGVHTRVVPDCVCGARDFSTENSCRPNPCVNGGQCIKEMQNINCKCPKGYDGPRCQILTRTFFGNGFAWFPPLEVCDRTHLSVEFLSKESDGLIFYNGPIASTSDSDLDVTDFIGLELENGHLRFLLDFGSGTLQLRLNNTANLSDGRWHRVDIFWNKENVRLDVDQCEDAPKYERKSSGEEFPDLSKCQAFGTVPPFSEQLNVNSPLQVGGLAHPPLPSGSYSWQHLPHGHHFKGCIRNLMVNSHFYDFANPALQSNTEVGCPYFNKMCVTNSAKAGCGPNGICSGSVTRPVCLCSSGWTGEDCNEPTVPAYFKNQSYVKYSLSFVPSSFHTDIHLRFRTWEETGELFRISDQSVKKYSILEIKNKHLYFRYNLNTLAPEEKYLWLSSVVVSDGMWHLVRVKRYGSTVTLALDGGEGRKYNETSEGSDYVLMSIDTQEGVFIGGSAYHSSADVFTVQNDYKYGCLDDIRLNGNLLPLPPTLSSTQWADAAAFHNLVSHCVSPDQCLDVSCIAPFICKDLWMKHECRCPEGSLLSKDLQSCLDEDECLSGPCENGGICNNLQPSYVCHCPRGFSGINCETVERIGKFQPNLPALASIIACLLILGKNFSRTGDSFLLSPS, from the exons GTGAAGGTCTCTGATGGTGACGTGGACCGGCCGCAGGACGTGGTGTTCTCCCTCTCAGGTCAAGGGATTGATGTAGGAGACCCGAAAAATTCACATTTTGAAATTGATCCTTCGTCAGGTGACATCTTTGTTCGAAAG CCTGTCGACAGAGACTACCCTAATGGAAGACCAACCTGGTGTTTAACAGTGTTTGCGCAAGACGAAGGAGGAACAGGATTGGTTGGATACAGTGAAGTTGTCGTCAAATTGAAGGACATCAACGACAAAGCTCCGTTGTTTCTAGAG gagctGTACTATGGAAACGTAACCGAAAATAGTACCAGTGGGCTACAAGTCATCACCATGAAGGCGGAAGACTACGATGACCCCATGGAGGGAACGAATGCCCAGCTGACCTATTCTATTGAGAATGGTGTCATTGATGAGGTCACTGGTCAGCCTATTTTCCGAGTTGAACCAAACACTGGAATAGTGAGAACAGCTGTTTGCTGTCTTGACAGAGAAAAAACTCAGGGTTATGTCATTCAGGTAGTGGCAACCGATGGGGGTGGACTGAAAG GGACAGGCACTGTAACTGTGTCAGTACTGGATGTCAATGACAAGCCTCCAAAGTTTACCTACAAAGAATGGGTCACGGAAGTAGATGAAACTGAAGGCCAGCATCTGCCCAGTGACCCAATTTTGACGCTTTCAGTTGAAGATGAGGACTTAAAGAACAATTTCAAATATAATGTTGTTGAGTCTTCTGGATTTGGAGCAGAGAGGTTTGCGATGGTTTCCAATAAGGATGGTACAGGGTCATTGGTAATCATAAAGCCCTTGGACTATGAGGATCCCAAGCAAAGGGATGGTTTTAGGTTTCAGGTTCAAGTTAATGACATGGGGGAAGAAAAAGTTACCGAAGCTTATCATCTAGCAAGGACGTGGGTGAAAGTTAAACTCAGGGATATAAATGATAATGAACCGCAGTTCTTGGAAACTCCTCCTGAAGTGCAAGTACTGGAAAATGCACCACCTGGTACAAGTTTAGCTGTTATTGCAGCAAGTGATCCTGACATGGGTGGTAAAAGTGTGGTTTTTTATAATATTGACAGGACATCTGATAAATATAGACACTTCTACATAGACAAAACTGGAACAGTGAAAATACAACAAACCTTGGATAGGGAGAAAAGTCTGGTTCACCAAATTAAGATTTTGGTAACTGATGATGGCATTCCTACAAAGACTGCCACAACAACACTCACCGTTAAAGTGAAAGATGTTAATGACAATGCTCCGCGATTTTTAGAGGATTATCGTCCAGTTCTACCAGAAAATCAACCTCCTAGAAAAGTTGCCGTTCTCAGAGcatcagatgatgatgatgcagcagTGAGGAATGGCCCTCCCTTTCATTTTAGATTAGATCCACATGCACCAAAGCATGTTAAAAATTCCTTCAAGGTTGACAACGTCCATAGGGGACCAGCGGCAGAAGGAATGGCGGCCGTTTATTCTCTTCGAGAGTTTGATCGAGAAGAAcaaaaagagtatcttctaccaaTTGTAATAAAAGATTCTGGGATCCCTGCAATGATGGGCACCTCAACTTTGACAGTTATTattggagatgataatgataacacaATGCATCCTGGAGTAAAGAATATACTGTTCTACAGCTACATGGGACGTACGCATGGCACTCAAGTAGGTCGTGTTTATGTTCAAGATCCTGATGACTGGGATTTGCATGACAAAGTATTTGTTTGGGCAAATTCTCCCCATACAAACTTCAAGCTGGATGAGGATACCGGTATGATAACTATGAAATATGTCCTCAGTGAAACTTcttattttttagaattttatgTTCGTGATCGTAAACACTTGCAGTCTAAAGTCAAAGCTAGTGTTAAACTGACTGTGAAGCATATTCCAGAGAAGGCAGTTAGGAATGCTGGTTCTCTGAGGATTGGAAATATAACTGACAAAGAATTTATTAATCAGTGGGATGAAAAGCATAACAAGTCCATCCTTAGTAAGTCGCATCAGTTTCGTAAGAAAATAGCAAAATTATTTGCACTGAAAACATTCAATGTAGATGTATTTAGTGTTCAGTTACTGCAAGAAAGACCACCAGTGACAGATGTATTCTTCTCGGTTTATGACCGTCTATATTATCAGCCAATTGAAGTAAATGGTGTTGTAATGAGGCATAGAAAAGAAATTGAAGAAGAAGTAGGGATTAAAATACTCATGGTGGGTATCAATGAATGTCTGCATGAAGATGCTCATTGCGATGGATCGTGTACAAATAGAGTAAAAATTCTTAACTCTCAATATTTGGTGGATGCCAATAGAACTTCCTTTGTTGGTGTACATACACGTGTTGTACCTGATTGTGTTTGTGGTGCTAGAGATTTTTCTACCGAAAACTCATGCCGTCCAAATCCTTGTGTTAATGGTGGTCAGTGTATTAAAGAGATGCAAAATATTAATTGTAAGTGCCCCAAGGGATACGATGGGCCCAGATGTCAAATTTTAACGCGAACATTTTTTGGAAATGGATTTGCTTGGTTCCCTCCATTAGAAGTGTGTGACAGAACTCATTTAAGTGTCGAGTTTCTTTCGAAAGAGTCCGATGGTTTGATATTTTATAATGGACCGATTGCATCAACAAGTGATAGTGATTTAGATGTGACAGATTTCATAGGGTTAGAACTTGAAAACGGACATTTAAGATTTCTTTTAGATTTTGGATCGGGAACTTTGCAGCTGAGACTAAACAATACAGCAAACTTGAGTGATGGCAGATGGCACAGAGTTGATATTTTCTGGAATAAAGAG AATGTGAGACTTGATGTGGATCAGTGTGAAGATGCTCCAAAATATGAGAGAAAATCTAGTGGAGAGGAATTTCCTGACCTCTCCAAATGTCAGGCCTTTGGTACCGTCCCTCCATTCAGTGAGCAGCTGAATGTTAACAGCCCCCTTCAGGTGGGAGGTTTGGCACATCCGCCACTTCCATCTGGATCTTACAGTTGGCAACATTTACCCCATGGACACCATTTTAAAGGATGTATTAGAAATCTAATGGTAAATAGTCACTTTTATGACTTTGCCAACCCTGCGCTCCAGAGTAATACGGAAGTGGGCTGTCCTTACTTCAATAAAATGTGCGTTACAAACTCTGCTAAGGCTGGCTGTGGGCCTAACGGTATCTGTTCTGGTTCCGTAACTCGTCCTGTTTGTTTGTGTAGTTCAGGATGGACAGGAGAAGATTGCAATGAACCAACAGTGCCTGCCTATTTCAAAAACCAGTCTTACGTTAAATATTCTCTTTCATTTGTGCCTAGTTCGTTCCATACCGACATTCATTTAAGATTTCGTACTTGGGAAGAAACTGGTGAGCTATTTAGGATATCAGATCAAAGTGTTAAGAAATATAGCATCCTAGAAATAAAGAATAAGCACTTATATTTCCGGTATAACTTGAACACTCTGGCTCCAGAAGAAAAATATCTTTGGCTTTCTTCTGTAGTTGTTAGTGATGGAATGTGGCATCTAGTAAGAGTCAAACGATATGGGTCAACAGTTACTCTTGCTTTAGATGGAGGAGAAGGACGAAAGTACAACGAGACTTCTGAAGGGTCAGATTATGTGCTAATGAGCATTGATACACAAGAAGGGGTTTTTATTGGTGGCTCAGCATACCATTCAAGTGCAGATGTCTTTACAGTGCAGAATGACTACAAATATG GCTGCCTGGATGATATCCGCCTTAACGGAAACTTACTACCCCTTCCTCCTACCCTCAGTAGTACCCAGTGGGCTGATGCTGCTGCTTTCCATAATTTGGTCTCGCACTGTGTTTCCCCTGATCAGTGCCTTGATGTAAGCTGTATAGCGCCTTTTATATGTAAGGATTTATGGATGAAGCACGAATGCCG CTGTCCTGAAGGTAGTTTATTATCAAAAGATCTGCAAAGCTGTTTAGATGAAGATGAATGCTTATCTGGACCTTGTGAGAATGGTGGTATCTGCAATAACCTCCAGCCATCTTACGTCTGCCATTGCCCGCGTGGATTTAGTGGTATCAACTGTGAAACGGTTGAGAGAATCGGCAAATTTCAACCAAATTTACCTGCTCTAGCCTCCATCATAGCCTGTCTTCTCATACTTGGTAAGAATTTTAG TCGTACTGGGGATAGCTTTCTTCTGTCTCCGTCGTAG
- the LOC137615455 gene encoding neural-cadherin-like isoform X1, with product MDAILRIITNSTLLVTKFLRMGLADKNDHSPFFERNFYEVEIDEDEAINQTILSLNATDLDEVSYLNYEIVEGNEDGTFSVGNLTGEVFLAQPLDYETKNKYKLLLLVSDGRHEGGATVQVNVRDVNDNPPTFDSRLYEAEINEEDDRDLPRRIITVKVSDGDVDRPQDVVFSLSGQGIDVGDPKNSHFEIDPSSGDIFVRKPVDRDYPNGRPTWCLTVFAQDEGGTGLVGYSEVVVKLKDINDKAPLFLEELYYGNVTENSTSGLQVITMKAEDYDDPMEGTNAQLTYSIENGVIDEVTGQPIFRVEPNTGIVRTAVCCLDREKTQGYVIQVVATDGGGLKGTGTVTVSVLDVNDKPPKFTYKEWVTEVDETEGQHLPSDPILTLSVEDEDLKNNFKYNVVESSGFGAERFAMVSNKDGTGSLVIIKPLDYEDPKQRDGFRFQVQVNDMGEEKVTEAYHLARTWVKVKLRDINDNEPQFLETPPEVQVLENAPPGTSLAVIAASDPDMGGKSVVFYNIDRTSDKYRHFYIDKTGTVKIQQTLDREKSLVHQIKILVTDDGIPTKTATTTLTVKVKDVNDNAPRFLEDYRPVLPENQPPRKVAVLRASDDDDAAVRNGPPFHFRLDPHAPKHVKNSFKVDNVHRGPAAEGMAAVYSLREFDREEQKEYLLPIVIKDSGIPAMMGTSTLTVIIGDDNDNTMHPGVKNILFYSYMGRTHGTQVGRVYVQDPDDWDLHDKVFVWANSPHTNFKLDEDTGMITMKYVLSETSYFLEFYVRDRKHLQSKVKASVKLTVKHIPEKAVRNAGSLRIGNITDKEFINQWDEKHNKSILSKSHQFRKKIAKLFALKTFNVDVFSVQLLQERPPVTDVFFSVYDRLYYQPIEVNGVVMRHRKEIEEEVGIKILMVGINECLHEDAHCDGSCTNRVKILNSQYLVDANRTSFVGVHTRVVPDCVCGARDFSTENSCRPNPCVNGGQCIKEMQNINCKCPKGYDGPRCQILTRTFFGNGFAWFPPLEVCDRTHLSVEFLSKESDGLIFYNGPIASTSDSDLDVTDFIGLELENGHLRFLLDFGSGTLQLRLNNTANLSDGRWHRVDIFWNKENVRLDVDQCEDAPKYERKSSGEEFPDLSKCQAFGTVPPFSEQLNVNSPLQVGGLAHPPLPSGSYSWQHLPHGHHFKGCIRNLMVNSHFYDFANPALQSNTEVGCPYFNKMCVTNSAKAGCGPNGICSGSVTRPVCLCSSGWTGEDCNEPTVPAYFKNQSYVKYSLSFVPSSFHTDIHLRFRTWEETGELFRISDQSVKKYSILEIKNKHLYFRYNLNTLAPEEKYLWLSSVVVSDGMWHLVRVKRYGSTVTLALDGGEGRKYNETSEGSDYVLMSIDTQEGVFIGGSAYHSSADVFTVQNDYKYGCLDDIRLNGNLLPLPPTLSSTQWADAAAFHNLVSHCVSPDQCLDVSCIAPFICKDLWMKHECRCPEGSLLSKDLQSCLDEDECLSGPCENGGICNNLQPSYVCHCPRGFSGINCETVERIGKFQPNLPALASIIACLLILVVLGIAFFCLRRRQRSPFSTNCNASQGTQEINLKYEDDEGGGGRGGGVTILDLTALNVPATTTLSNGGNMIPKENNVNMNLAMASVDVIVTSCQERDRKHAIHRENSSSDDLRNYAFEGSGSGEGSSSAVNSLSSLGSGTNSSVQNFEDQKDFGENLTILCEYILKASEDHSTAFKDTFQHPWDDLDVYPFMPFYLVC from the exons GTGAAGGTCTCTGATGGTGACGTGGACCGGCCGCAGGACGTGGTGTTCTCCCTCTCAGGTCAAGGGATTGATGTAGGAGACCCGAAAAATTCACATTTTGAAATTGATCCTTCGTCAGGTGACATCTTTGTTCGAAAG CCTGTCGACAGAGACTACCCTAATGGAAGACCAACCTGGTGTTTAACAGTGTTTGCGCAAGACGAAGGAGGAACAGGATTGGTTGGATACAGTGAAGTTGTCGTCAAATTGAAGGACATCAACGACAAAGCTCCGTTGTTTCTAGAG gagctGTACTATGGAAACGTAACCGAAAATAGTACCAGTGGGCTACAAGTCATCACCATGAAGGCGGAAGACTACGATGACCCCATGGAGGGAACGAATGCCCAGCTGACCTATTCTATTGAGAATGGTGTCATTGATGAGGTCACTGGTCAGCCTATTTTCCGAGTTGAACCAAACACTGGAATAGTGAGAACAGCTGTTTGCTGTCTTGACAGAGAAAAAACTCAGGGTTATGTCATTCAGGTAGTGGCAACCGATGGGGGTGGACTGAAAG GGACAGGCACTGTAACTGTGTCAGTACTGGATGTCAATGACAAGCCTCCAAAGTTTACCTACAAAGAATGGGTCACGGAAGTAGATGAAACTGAAGGCCAGCATCTGCCCAGTGACCCAATTTTGACGCTTTCAGTTGAAGATGAGGACTTAAAGAACAATTTCAAATATAATGTTGTTGAGTCTTCTGGATTTGGAGCAGAGAGGTTTGCGATGGTTTCCAATAAGGATGGTACAGGGTCATTGGTAATCATAAAGCCCTTGGACTATGAGGATCCCAAGCAAAGGGATGGTTTTAGGTTTCAGGTTCAAGTTAATGACATGGGGGAAGAAAAAGTTACCGAAGCTTATCATCTAGCAAGGACGTGGGTGAAAGTTAAACTCAGGGATATAAATGATAATGAACCGCAGTTCTTGGAAACTCCTCCTGAAGTGCAAGTACTGGAAAATGCACCACCTGGTACAAGTTTAGCTGTTATTGCAGCAAGTGATCCTGACATGGGTGGTAAAAGTGTGGTTTTTTATAATATTGACAGGACATCTGATAAATATAGACACTTCTACATAGACAAAACTGGAACAGTGAAAATACAACAAACCTTGGATAGGGAGAAAAGTCTGGTTCACCAAATTAAGATTTTGGTAACTGATGATGGCATTCCTACAAAGACTGCCACAACAACACTCACCGTTAAAGTGAAAGATGTTAATGACAATGCTCCGCGATTTTTAGAGGATTATCGTCCAGTTCTACCAGAAAATCAACCTCCTAGAAAAGTTGCCGTTCTCAGAGcatcagatgatgatgatgcagcagTGAGGAATGGCCCTCCCTTTCATTTTAGATTAGATCCACATGCACCAAAGCATGTTAAAAATTCCTTCAAGGTTGACAACGTCCATAGGGGACCAGCGGCAGAAGGAATGGCGGCCGTTTATTCTCTTCGAGAGTTTGATCGAGAAGAAcaaaaagagtatcttctaccaaTTGTAATAAAAGATTCTGGGATCCCTGCAATGATGGGCACCTCAACTTTGACAGTTATTattggagatgataatgataacacaATGCATCCTGGAGTAAAGAATATACTGTTCTACAGCTACATGGGACGTACGCATGGCACTCAAGTAGGTCGTGTTTATGTTCAAGATCCTGATGACTGGGATTTGCATGACAAAGTATTTGTTTGGGCAAATTCTCCCCATACAAACTTCAAGCTGGATGAGGATACCGGTATGATAACTATGAAATATGTCCTCAGTGAAACTTcttattttttagaattttatgTTCGTGATCGTAAACACTTGCAGTCTAAAGTCAAAGCTAGTGTTAAACTGACTGTGAAGCATATTCCAGAGAAGGCAGTTAGGAATGCTGGTTCTCTGAGGATTGGAAATATAACTGACAAAGAATTTATTAATCAGTGGGATGAAAAGCATAACAAGTCCATCCTTAGTAAGTCGCATCAGTTTCGTAAGAAAATAGCAAAATTATTTGCACTGAAAACATTCAATGTAGATGTATTTAGTGTTCAGTTACTGCAAGAAAGACCACCAGTGACAGATGTATTCTTCTCGGTTTATGACCGTCTATATTATCAGCCAATTGAAGTAAATGGTGTTGTAATGAGGCATAGAAAAGAAATTGAAGAAGAAGTAGGGATTAAAATACTCATGGTGGGTATCAATGAATGTCTGCATGAAGATGCTCATTGCGATGGATCGTGTACAAATAGAGTAAAAATTCTTAACTCTCAATATTTGGTGGATGCCAATAGAACTTCCTTTGTTGGTGTACATACACGTGTTGTACCTGATTGTGTTTGTGGTGCTAGAGATTTTTCTACCGAAAACTCATGCCGTCCAAATCCTTGTGTTAATGGTGGTCAGTGTATTAAAGAGATGCAAAATATTAATTGTAAGTGCCCCAAGGGATACGATGGGCCCAGATGTCAAATTTTAACGCGAACATTTTTTGGAAATGGATTTGCTTGGTTCCCTCCATTAGAAGTGTGTGACAGAACTCATTTAAGTGTCGAGTTTCTTTCGAAAGAGTCCGATGGTTTGATATTTTATAATGGACCGATTGCATCAACAAGTGATAGTGATTTAGATGTGACAGATTTCATAGGGTTAGAACTTGAAAACGGACATTTAAGATTTCTTTTAGATTTTGGATCGGGAACTTTGCAGCTGAGACTAAACAATACAGCAAACTTGAGTGATGGCAGATGGCACAGAGTTGATATTTTCTGGAATAAAGAG AATGTGAGACTTGATGTGGATCAGTGTGAAGATGCTCCAAAATATGAGAGAAAATCTAGTGGAGAGGAATTTCCTGACCTCTCCAAATGTCAGGCCTTTGGTACCGTCCCTCCATTCAGTGAGCAGCTGAATGTTAACAGCCCCCTTCAGGTGGGAGGTTTGGCACATCCGCCACTTCCATCTGGATCTTACAGTTGGCAACATTTACCCCATGGACACCATTTTAAAGGATGTATTAGAAATCTAATGGTAAATAGTCACTTTTATGACTTTGCCAACCCTGCGCTCCAGAGTAATACGGAAGTGGGCTGTCCTTACTTCAATAAAATGTGCGTTACAAACTCTGCTAAGGCTGGCTGTGGGCCTAACGGTATCTGTTCTGGTTCCGTAACTCGTCCTGTTTGTTTGTGTAGTTCAGGATGGACAGGAGAAGATTGCAATGAACCAACAGTGCCTGCCTATTTCAAAAACCAGTCTTACGTTAAATATTCTCTTTCATTTGTGCCTAGTTCGTTCCATACCGACATTCATTTAAGATTTCGTACTTGGGAAGAAACTGGTGAGCTATTTAGGATATCAGATCAAAGTGTTAAGAAATATAGCATCCTAGAAATAAAGAATAAGCACTTATATTTCCGGTATAACTTGAACACTCTGGCTCCAGAAGAAAAATATCTTTGGCTTTCTTCTGTAGTTGTTAGTGATGGAATGTGGCATCTAGTAAGAGTCAAACGATATGGGTCAACAGTTACTCTTGCTTTAGATGGAGGAGAAGGACGAAAGTACAACGAGACTTCTGAAGGGTCAGATTATGTGCTAATGAGCATTGATACACAAGAAGGGGTTTTTATTGGTGGCTCAGCATACCATTCAAGTGCAGATGTCTTTACAGTGCAGAATGACTACAAATATG GCTGCCTGGATGATATCCGCCTTAACGGAAACTTACTACCCCTTCCTCCTACCCTCAGTAGTACCCAGTGGGCTGATGCTGCTGCTTTCCATAATTTGGTCTCGCACTGTGTTTCCCCTGATCAGTGCCTTGATGTAAGCTGTATAGCGCCTTTTATATGTAAGGATTTATGGATGAAGCACGAATGCCG CTGTCCTGAAGGTAGTTTATTATCAAAAGATCTGCAAAGCTGTTTAGATGAAGATGAATGCTTATCTGGACCTTGTGAGAATGGTGGTATCTGCAATAACCTCCAGCCATCTTACGTCTGCCATTGCCCGCGTGGATTTAGTGGTATCAACTGTGAAACGGTTGAGAGAATCGGCAAATTTCAACCAAATTTACCTGCTCTAGCCTCCATCATAGCCTGTCTTCTCATACTTG TCGTACTGGGGATAGCTTTCTTCTGTCTCCGTCGTAGACAAAGGTCTCCTTTCTCCACAAACTGCAATGCCAGCCAAGGGACGCAAGAGATAAATCTAAAATATGAGGACGATGAAGgtggtggaggcagagggggaggAGTTACCATTCTCGACTTGACAGCTTTAAATGTTCCTGCCACAACCACACTCTCTAATGGAGGCAACATGATACCTAAAGAGAACA ATGTAAATATGAACTTAGCGATGGCCAGTGTTGATGTAATTGTGACAAGCTGCCAGGAAAGAGATAGAAAACATGCCATTCATAGAGAAAATTCAAGTTCTGATGACCTTCGAAACTATGCATTTGAAGGAAGCGGCAGTGGAGAAGGAAGTTCTTCGGCAGTCAACTCCTTATCTTCTCTCGGGTCTG GCACCAACAGCAGCGTACAAAATTTTGAAGACCAGAAAGACTTTGGGGAAAATTTAACCATTTTGTGTGAGTACATTCTCAAAGCAAGTGAAG ACCATTCTACAGCGTTCAAGGACACCTTCCAACACCCCTGGGACGACCTGGATGTGTATCCCTTTATGCCCTTCTACCTGGTTTGCTGA